One stretch of Muribaculum intestinale DNA includes these proteins:
- a CDS encoding glycoside hydrolase family 108 protein, whose translation MANVDSLLPYILKFEGGFVNDPADAGGATNKGVTIATWRQVGYDKDGDGDIDVADLKMLTDADVRDRVLKPAFWDRWKADCILSQGVANILVDWVWGSGKHGIVIPQRVLGVTPDGIVGEKTLAAVNAANPQQLFDAIFEARKKFLNDITAQSVAKYERKIGRKATEAELKKYTNKRFINGSLRRLEAIKEFRP comes from the coding sequence ATGGCAAATGTTGATTCCTTATTGCCTTACATCCTCAAATTTGAGGGTGGTTTTGTCAATGACCCCGCCGATGCCGGGGGCGCGACAAACAAAGGCGTAACAATCGCAACGTGGCGACAAGTCGGTTACGACAAAGACGGCGACGGCGACATTGATGTTGCCGACCTGAAAATGCTGACCGATGCCGACGTGCGCGACCGCGTGTTGAAGCCCGCTTTTTGGGATAGGTGGAAAGCCGACTGCATTTTGTCGCAAGGTGTCGCAAACATCCTTGTCGATTGGGTATGGGGGTCAGGCAAGCACGGCATTGTAATTCCGCAACGTGTCTTGGGTGTCACACCTGATGGCATTGTCGGCGAAAAGACCCTTGCCGCCGTCAATGCCGCCAACCCACAGCAGCTTTTCGACGCAATCTTTGAAGCCCGCAAGAAGTTCTTAAACGACATCACCGCGCAATCGGTGGCAAAGTATGAACGCAAAATCGGACGCAAGGCGACGGAAGCCGAATTGAAGAAGTACACCAACAAACGCTTCATCAATGGATCGTTGCGCCGTCTTGAAGCGATAAAAGAATTTCGCCCATGA
- a CDS encoding MmcQ/YjbR family DNA-binding protein: MNIEEVRDYCLSLPFATERSPFGPDTLAMEIGGRMFCLMTLDGQRDFYNLKVAPDYGVELCDRFSGIRPGYHMNKRHWVSVDFYGDVPDRLQEQLIFHSYCQTAMKLPKKIQTQLGLTELLDTLWKNDRNK, translated from the coding sequence ATGAATATAGAGGAAGTCCGGGATTATTGTCTTTCATTGCCATTTGCCACTGAGAGGAGTCCTTTCGGACCTGACACTCTTGCTATGGAAATTGGTGGAAGAATGTTTTGTCTTATGACACTTGACGGACAGAGGGATTTTTATAATCTCAAAGTCGCTCCTGACTATGGAGTGGAGTTGTGTGATAGATTTTCAGGAATACGCCCCGGCTACCACATGAACAAGCGACATTGGGTTTCTGTGGATTTCTACGGCGATGTGCCTGACAGACTTCAGGAACAACTAATATTTCATTCATATTGTCAGACAGCAATGAAACTCCCAAAGAAGATACAGACTCAACTTGGTCTCACAGAATTATTGGATACTTTATGGAAGAACGACAGAAACAAGTGA
- a CDS encoding DUF4893 domain-containing protein, translating to MGSHGDDWYFNGNAELVKEKPVMPENLNPELEDIILPSDYGVLARDRNIAWEALSTLTPESYGYAEKNMVEKLLNAKTYPITPKDMIGFRRVRSIQIDARDGIFSYPYFNCRFKKADGKVFFEKTTGSQRKSGYVYQNSPESLVFLGGWSVNDDPQTGYGSTNSVVGKVYKIGPRKAIMIFPTEEDRVEIYELTK from the coding sequence ATGGGTAGTCATGGCGATGATTGGTATTTCAACGGCAATGCCGAGCTTGTTAAAGAAAAGCCTGTGATGCCGGAAAATCTTAACCCAGAACTTGAAGATATCATACTTCCGTCAGATTATGGTGTGCTGGCTCGTGACCGGAATATAGCATGGGAAGCTCTCTCAACCCTAACCCCAGAATCATATGGCTACGCGGAGAAAAATATGGTGGAAAAACTGCTGAATGCAAAGACATATCCGATTACACCGAAAGATATGATAGGGTTTCGCCGTGTGCGTTCCATACAGATAGATGCCCGTGACGGCATATTCTCTTATCCGTATTTCAATTGCAGGTTCAAGAAAGCCGATGGAAAGGTTTTCTTTGAAAAGACAACCGGTAGCCAGCGTAAATCGGGATATGTCTATCAGAACAGTCCGGAGTCGCTTGTCTTTCTCGGAGGCTGGAGCGTTAACGATGACCCTCAGACCGGATACGGCAGTACAAACTCAGTTGTCGGCAAGGTCTATAAGATCGGCCCACGCAAAGCCATCATGATTTTTCCGACGGAAGAAGACCGGGTTGAAATCTACGAACTCACAAAATAA
- a CDS encoding macro domain-containing protein produces MIHYIEYGDIFKIPGVTSYAHGCNCAGAMGKGIALQFKTKFPEMYVEYKRLCDNGEFNPGDVYAYNYGSGYVFNLGTQATWRTKAKLEFIENAIERMMEIAECAGVEKIALPAIGAGLGGLLWGDVKQILEKGAVQHISVDLYAVENYCKL; encoded by the coding sequence ATGATACATTACATTGAATACGGTGATATATTTAAGATTCCTGGTGTGACGAGTTACGCCCACGGATGTAATTGTGCCGGAGCCATGGGCAAAGGAATTGCATTACAGTTTAAGACTAAATTCCCTGAAATGTATGTTGAATACAAACGCCTATGCGATAACGGGGAGTTTAATCCCGGGGATGTCTATGCCTATAATTATGGCTCTGGATATGTGTTTAACCTCGGGACTCAAGCCACATGGCGAACAAAGGCAAAACTCGAATTTATCGAGAACGCGATAGAGAGAATGATGGAAATTGCTGAATGTGCTGGTGTTGAAAAAATTGCCCTTCCTGCGATAGGCGCAGGCTTGGGTGGTCTTCTATGGGGAGATGTTAAACAAATATTGGAAAAGGGTGCGGTACAACATATTTCTGTTGATTTATACGCTGTTGAGAATTATTGCAAGTTATAA
- a CDS encoding head GIN domain-containing protein: MARYSNIFAGGMASCNLNGRNISIINGEVYVDGIHYVPESEAGTGEDYKPFTPGKMTDHKFDVSSDFDSIISKGFVDVVFTQSDKEDDFEVRGRLPENLIKKMNIEVSGGTLYISMKSGSYENIVVHGEAPTIYVSNKTLKDVSSSGSGDFTVNGNLNASDGFSVRSSGSSDFKCGVIKADSKDVTVSTSGSGDIELAGVEAYVFMVHISGSADVDCGTAKTKICSIDIKGSGDVKINGSTESVNFSIAGSGDIDAGDFKADTGKASVAGSGDIRCNVERLSDRVRGSGDIHNKYH; the protein is encoded by the coding sequence ATGGCACGATACTCAAACATATTCGCAGGTGGTATGGCTTCCTGCAATCTAAACGGCAGAAATATCTCTATCATTAACGGAGAAGTGTATGTTGATGGAATTCACTATGTTCCGGAATCTGAGGCCGGAACGGGAGAAGACTACAAACCATTTACACCCGGCAAGATGACAGACCACAAGTTCGATGTTTCATCGGATTTCGATTCCATCATATCGAAAGGATTTGTCGATGTGGTGTTCACTCAGTCTGATAAAGAAGACGATTTTGAGGTCAGAGGAAGACTGCCCGAGAATCTTATCAAAAAGATGAACATTGAGGTCTCAGGTGGAACGCTATACATCTCCATGAAATCAGGTTCATACGAAAACATTGTCGTTCATGGCGAAGCTCCCACAATCTATGTCAGTAACAAGACATTGAAAGATGTATCATCTTCCGGTAGCGGCGATTTTACAGTAAACGGCAATCTGAACGCCTCTGACGGATTCTCTGTTCGCAGCTCCGGCAGTAGCGACTTTAAATGTGGAGTCATCAAAGCAGACAGTAAAGATGTTACTGTTTCCACATCCGGTTCCGGAGATATAGAGCTTGCCGGAGTAGAGGCTTATGTTTTCATGGTACACATATCCGGTTCTGCTGATGTTGACTGCGGCACTGCCAAAACGAAGATATGCTCCATTGACATAAAAGGCTCAGGCGATGTGAAAATCAATGGGAGCACGGAATCTGTTAATTTCTCAATAGCAGGCTCCGGCGACATAGACGCAGGTGACTTCAAGGCAGACACAGGCAAAGCCTCCGTTGCCGGTTCTGGCGATATACGTTGTAATGTCGAACGGCTCTCTGACCGAGTCAGAGGCTCCGGCGACATCCACAACAAATATCATTAA
- a CDS encoding SIMPL domain-containing protein, which translates to MKKRFILLAMLLLSVIAGHAEGADTPVIEVTGSATMNIIPDRITIEIGMEEYYKHKASGDSTIVKLYDIEKDVRKTLREAGVPDSMIVVSELGNYRNRDMSSTFLMAKRLSATVSDFDHIERISDRLDRKGIVCFNITKIDNSDMGQYNRQGLKAALDAARQKAEFIAENEGLKLLMPYEIVETTNEPSMYSAFSNVAYDGGSGMENMRRIVRRYSVKVRYLFQ; encoded by the coding sequence ATGAAAAAGAGATTTATCTTGCTGGCAATGCTTCTGCTGTCCGTCATTGCCGGACATGCAGAGGGCGCGGACACCCCAGTGATTGAGGTGACAGGATCGGCGACAATGAATATCATCCCTGACCGCATCACAATAGAGATAGGTATGGAGGAGTATTACAAGCATAAGGCGTCAGGCGACAGCACCATTGTAAAACTCTACGATATAGAGAAGGATGTCCGTAAGACACTACGCGAGGCGGGAGTTCCGGACTCTATGATAGTGGTTTCGGAATTGGGCAACTACCGCAACCGGGATATGTCATCTACATTTCTGATGGCAAAGCGACTTTCGGCGACTGTATCTGACTTCGATCATATAGAACGCATATCCGACCGCCTTGACCGCAAGGGCATTGTATGCTTCAATATCACGAAAATCGACAACTCCGACATGGGGCAGTACAACCGTCAGGGACTAAAGGCGGCTCTCGACGCGGCCCGGCAGAAAGCGGAGTTTATCGCCGAGAACGAGGGGCTGAAACTGCTTATGCCTTATGAGATAGTTGAGACCACAAATGAGCCGTCAATGTATTCAGCGTTCAGCAACGTGGCTTATGACGGCGGTTCCGGCATGGAGAACATGCGCCGCATCGTGCGTCGTTACAGCGTGAAAGTGCGCTACCTCTTTCAGTGA
- a CDS encoding DNA-3-methyladenine glycosylase I — protein sequence MEERQKQVKRCFWANPKNPLYIKYHDEEWGQPVHDDAKLLELLILECFQAGLSWECVLNKREAFREAFDGFDRDTILAYDEKKIDELMSTSGIIRNRAKIKAAISNTSVFKSIQEESGSFDAYLSGLCPKEPIFDHTSTTSTISDALSADLRKRGMKFVGSTTIHAFLQSIGVFNSHAPDCYLYQGK from the coding sequence ATGGAAGAACGACAGAAACAAGTGAAGCGGTGCTTTTGGGCAAATCCAAAAAATCCGCTTTATATAAAATACCACGATGAGGAATGGGGACAGCCGGTTCATGATGATGCAAAATTGCTTGAACTGCTTATTCTGGAATGCTTTCAGGCAGGATTGTCATGGGAATGTGTGCTCAACAAGCGAGAGGCTTTCCGCGAGGCTTTCGATGGATTTGATCGCGACACAATCCTTGCTTACGACGAAAAAAAGATTGATGAGCTTATGTCCACTTCCGGAATCATTCGCAATAGAGCAAAAATCAAGGCAGCGATATCTAACACTTCAGTTTTCAAGTCTATTCAGGAAGAATCTGGTTCGTTTGATGCTTATCTTTCAGGCTTGTGTCCCAAAGAGCCTATTTTCGACCATACGTCCACAACCTCCACAATTTCAGATGCCCTGTCAGCCGACCTGCGTAAAAGGGGCATGAAGTTTGTAGGCTCTACGACAATCCACGCCTTCCTTCAGTCCATAGGAGTATTCAACTCACACGCCCCCGACTGCTATTTATATCAGGGCAAATAA
- a CDS encoding META domain-containing protein, protein MTRKSILSVATALTILTASCGGNKENKEAAGNLQKETVANVDMRGQWYLDSIVFSDSDYVRVRPDERLSSIHQYIVFEDNTYFIKTNCNTISGSYTIKGDSITLGDGAMTEMACDDMSVEEALRRILPNIATVYIQTDSIARLDSRNPSEYIVLRKAQIEIK, encoded by the coding sequence ATGACAAGAAAATCAATTCTGTCGGTAGCCACGGCACTGACAATACTCACCGCCTCATGCGGAGGCAACAAGGAAAATAAAGAGGCTGCCGGCAATCTGCAGAAAGAGACCGTAGCGAATGTGGACATGCGCGGTCAGTGGTATCTGGATAGCATCGTATTCAGTGATTCCGACTATGTTCGCGTGCGTCCCGACGAACGGCTTTCAAGCATACATCAGTATATCGTCTTTGAAGACAACACATATTTTATCAAGACAAACTGCAACACAATTTCCGGTTCATATACCATCAAGGGGGATTCAATCACCCTTGGCGACGGAGCTATGACAGAAATGGCCTGCGACGACATGTCAGTCGAGGAGGCTCTCCGCAGGATTCTCCCGAATATCGCTACGGTGTATATCCAGACTGATTCCATCGCCCGGCTTGACAGCCGCAATCCGTCGGAATACATCGTGCTTCGCAAGGCACAGATAGAGATAAAATGA
- the bla gene encoding class A beta-lactamase → MKKTIYSILSAICLLYLIGCSTPKYSIFRYDNGDDYFREGLHRIVGKDCKIGFADEKGNVVISPRFAFVFPFENGLAKATHEGHQVAEGEHWQWISPEWFYIDHKGNIIRNDHRYSQIEERLKTYVAAQDTRIGVAVIIDGKDTVSVNGNRDFPMLSVYKFPQALAVADYCMKKGITLSDTIGIQAKEIKEDTWSPMRNKYGVSDLRLPLSEILEYSLQQSDNNACDVLFRLIGGPQVSDSLMKASGYGDITIGSTEDEMHRDPYLCYQNRATPIAMARLFDKFYRLEMRHDSPVHEAVGAMMMLCGTGDNRLPAPLAATDAVIAHKTGTGGRNTQGRIVGINDAGYVFLPNGRGYAIAVFIADSAYDMARTEKIIADISKIVYQSLEN, encoded by the coding sequence ATGAAGAAGACCATATATTCAATATTGTCGGCAATCTGTCTGCTTTATTTGATTGGTTGCTCCACGCCAAAGTATTCCATCTTCCGTTATGACAACGGAGATGACTATTTTCGCGAGGGGCTGCACCGCATAGTAGGCAAGGATTGTAAAATCGGTTTTGCCGATGAGAAAGGGAATGTTGTCATATCTCCCCGGTTCGCATTCGTGTTCCCATTTGAAAATGGTCTTGCGAAAGCGACACATGAGGGTCATCAGGTGGCAGAGGGTGAACATTGGCAATGGATTAGTCCGGAGTGGTTTTACATAGACCACAAGGGAAATATTATAAGAAACGACCACCGCTATTCCCAGATCGAGGAGCGGCTGAAAACTTATGTTGCCGCACAGGATACCCGGATTGGTGTTGCCGTGATAATCGACGGAAAAGATACCGTATCGGTCAACGGCAATCGTGATTTCCCGATGTTAAGCGTCTATAAGTTCCCGCAGGCGCTGGCTGTCGCCGATTACTGCATGAAAAAAGGTATAACATTGTCGGACACCATCGGCATTCAGGCAAAGGAGATAAAAGAGGATACTTGGAGTCCAATGCGGAATAAATATGGTGTCAGTGATTTGCGTCTGCCGCTGTCGGAGATTCTTGAATACTCCCTGCAACAGAGCGACAATAACGCTTGCGACGTGTTGTTCCGACTTATCGGAGGACCGCAGGTTTCCGACAGTCTGATGAAGGCTTCAGGCTATGGAGACATCACCATCGGCTCGACCGAGGATGAAATGCACCGTGATCCGTATCTCTGTTATCAGAACCGGGCGACCCCGATTGCAATGGCTCGTCTTTTCGATAAGTTCTACCGTCTTGAAATGCGCCATGACAGTCCTGTCCACGAGGCTGTTGGAGCGATGATGATGTTGTGCGGCACCGGCGACAACCGTCTTCCAGCTCCGCTTGCGGCCACCGATGCTGTAATCGCCCACAAGACCGGAACAGGCGGACGCAATACTCAAGGACGTATTGTCGGAATCAACGATGCCGGATATGTATTTCTCCCGAACGGACGCGGCTATGCCATAGCCGTCTTCATAGCAGACTCTGCCTATGATATGGCACGGACTGAAAAGATAATAGCGGATATATCCAAAATCGTATACCAATCATTAGAAAATTAA
- a CDS encoding vancomycin high temperature exclusion protein → MLYKRTKQISFIAIGCMLTAVVIIAICNYIVANNAKGRTFDNLADVPSREIGLLLGTSPITPDGVHNYYFDNRIKPTADLYHVGKIRRILVSGGDYTMTEKHGCDEPTAMRDSLVSHNVPDTCIIEHWQGWRTINSIDAVRNLYDFDSITIISQKYHNERALYQADHFGLNAVGYNAEPSPITSSRIRNTVREYFARVKLFLDLL, encoded by the coding sequence ATGCTGTACAAACGAACTAAACAAATCTCATTCATCGCTATCGGATGTATGTTGACCGCGGTAGTAATTATTGCAATCTGCAATTATATTGTGGCAAACAATGCAAAAGGACGTACTTTCGATAATTTAGCTGATGTTCCGTCAAGAGAAATAGGCTTATTACTCGGAACTTCTCCAATAACACCCGATGGAGTGCATAACTACTACTTCGATAACCGCATCAAGCCTACAGCCGACCTATATCATGTCGGGAAAATCCGTCGGATACTTGTCAGTGGAGGTGATTACACAATGACGGAGAAACATGGATGTGATGAACCGACAGCAATGCGGGATTCATTAGTATCTCACAATGTTCCCGACACCTGCATCATTGAGCATTGGCAAGGATGGCGAACAATAAATTCCATTGATGCTGTCAGAAACCTTTATGATTTTGATTCCATCACAATTATTTCTCAAAAATATCACAATGAGAGAGCTTTATATCAGGCAGACCATTTTGGTTTGAATGCAGTCGGGTATAATGCCGAGCCTTCGCCCATCACAAGTAGCCGCATCAGAAATACTGTAAGAGAATATTTTGCAAGAGTCAAATTGTTTTTAGATCTTTTGTGA
- the istA gene encoding IS21 family transposase, which produces MLHMEEKTSIILSHRREGMSIREIARRNGMSRKTVRKYLREFEREAGPSPTEREVDDYLLTRPKYDSSGRVRRVVTDDVRRRIDGFIARNRENVAAGLHKQQMRKLDMWRRLQDDGVRIAYSTVCQYVRALEAAPKSQEKPAKAYIRQDYEPGFRCEFDWGVLTLWIGGVRTRLHMAVFTLDHSNMRKAYLFSREDTLALMEAHRNCFRELGGTPRVMAYDNMRTAVKKFLGRDREHTDALLRMEVHYCFTPHFCNPRSGWEKGKVERSVEYIRRRAFSFEVRFDSLDAAQTHLAAVCDRLNTEASNMSAEEKRLRIQADLAALRPLDHGDIGCFEQRLYRVGKYSTITVDGVHYSVPDRLVGSQVAVKLYSERIVVLYGRDKVANHARSRRSGDWVIDLMHYLGTFLRKPAALGRSVALQQVHPSVAALYREHFRESPRSFIELLVFTRDNNLAYTDIVRAATSLSSRGLQRLSSEQIQAQMISAEGHMQSTADIAATNVPDPQQAEIESSASHTLDMLSSFMEYTRASQAD; this is translated from the coding sequence ATGCTACACATGGAGGAAAAAACATCCATTATTCTGTCTCATCGCCGCGAGGGGATGAGCATCCGCGAGATAGCGCGCCGCAACGGCATGAGCCGCAAGACCGTGCGCAAGTATCTGCGCGAGTTCGAGAGAGAGGCCGGCCCGTCACCGACAGAGCGGGAGGTTGACGATTATCTGCTGACCAGGCCGAAGTATGACAGCAGCGGACGCGTCAGGCGTGTTGTGACCGATGATGTCCGCCGTCGCATCGATGGTTTTATCGCCCGCAACCGGGAGAACGTCGCTGCCGGATTGCACAAGCAGCAGATGCGCAAGCTCGATATGTGGCGACGTCTTCAGGACGATGGCGTGCGTATCGCCTATTCCACAGTATGTCAGTATGTCCGTGCGCTGGAGGCAGCGCCGAAGTCGCAAGAAAAGCCTGCAAAGGCATATATCCGTCAGGACTATGAGCCTGGATTCCGTTGCGAGTTCGACTGGGGCGTGCTTACCCTGTGGATCGGTGGAGTCAGGACTCGCCTTCACATGGCGGTATTCACCCTCGACCACAGCAATATGCGCAAGGCATATCTGTTTTCGCGCGAAGATACCCTGGCTCTTATGGAAGCCCACCGCAACTGCTTCCGGGAGTTGGGGGGCACCCCGCGCGTGATGGCCTATGACAACATGCGTACCGCCGTAAAGAAGTTCCTCGGGCGCGACCGCGAGCACACGGATGCGCTGCTGCGCATGGAGGTACACTACTGTTTCACACCCCATTTCTGCAACCCTCGCTCGGGATGGGAAAAAGGCAAGGTGGAACGTTCGGTGGAATATATCCGGCGTCGTGCATTCTCGTTCGAGGTCCGGTTTGACTCCCTGGATGCCGCGCAGACGCATCTGGCGGCAGTCTGCGACAGGCTCAACACAGAGGCGTCCAACATGTCGGCGGAAGAAAAACGCCTGCGCATACAGGCCGATCTGGCGGCGCTACGTCCGTTGGACCACGGTGACATCGGCTGCTTCGAGCAGCGGCTGTACCGCGTCGGAAAGTATTCAACGATAACCGTTGACGGAGTGCACTACTCTGTGCCCGACCGTCTGGTGGGCTCGCAGGTGGCGGTAAAGCTGTATTCCGAGCGCATCGTGGTGCTTTACGGACGCGACAAGGTGGCCAATCATGCCCGAAGCCGACGCTCCGGCGACTGGGTCATCGACCTGATGCATTATCTGGGTACATTCCTGCGCAAACCGGCCGCTCTGGGGCGGTCTGTGGCTCTGCAACAGGTACATCCGTCGGTGGCGGCGCTTTACCGCGAACACTTCCGCGAGTCTCCGCGAAGCTTCATAGAACTGCTTGTGTTCACCCGCGACAACAATCTGGCATACACTGACATCGTCCGTGCCGCCACAAGTCTTTCGTCCCGCGGGCTCCAGCGCCTCTCATCTGAACAGATACAGGCTCAGATGATCTCGGCGGAAGGACATATGCAGTCAACCGCCGATATCGCGGCAACGAACGTTCCCGACCCGCAACAGGCTGAAATAGAAAGTTCGGCAAGCCATACCCTTGACATGCTTTCATCATTTATGGAATATACCCGCGCATCGCAGGCAGACTGA
- the istB gene encoding IS21-like element helper ATPase IstB yields the protein MTDIHETDRDGLRELIRSCAFDLKLPLVRRDIDLLIQQSADEQWNLWRFTAELLRREKENRSENQRRHRIKNAGFPQLRYLNEIDTDALPADARKALPTLETLDFIKNGRNLILYGNPGTGKTHLATALGIAACNAGHSVLFTSVPRLLTQIRECRNALTLRSLENKFERYDMVICDEFGYVSCDKAGAEMLFNHLSLRTDKKTTVVTTNLAFNRWNEIIDDKVLVTAMVDRLTHKAILLNMTGKSYRMKETQEMMTMIR from the coding sequence ATGACAGACATACATGAAACAGACCGTGACGGACTTCGGGAGCTCATTCGCTCATGCGCTTTCGACCTTAAACTCCCGCTTGTGCGGCGCGACATCGACCTGCTTATACAGCAGAGCGCCGACGAACAATGGAACCTATGGCGGTTTACAGCCGAACTGCTCCGGCGCGAAAAAGAGAACCGCTCTGAAAACCAGCGCCGTCACCGCATCAAAAACGCAGGGTTCCCGCAACTTCGCTATCTTAACGAAATCGACACCGACGCTCTGCCCGCCGATGCCCGGAAAGCGCTCCCGACACTCGAGACACTCGACTTCATCAAAAACGGACGCAACCTCATTCTATACGGCAATCCCGGAACAGGCAAGACTCATCTGGCGACAGCTCTCGGTATCGCCGCATGTAATGCCGGACACTCGGTGCTGTTCACATCCGTGCCAAGACTGCTCACGCAGATACGCGAGTGCCGCAACGCTTTGACACTCCGGTCGCTGGAAAACAAGTTCGAGAGATACGACATGGTCATCTGTGATGAGTTCGGATACGTCTCCTGCGACAAGGCCGGCGCAGAGATGCTCTTTAACCATCTCTCCCTCCGCACCGACAAGAAGACGACCGTCGTCACAACCAATCTCGCCTTCAACCGCTGGAACGAGATTATTGACGACAAAGTACTGGTCACCGCAATGGTAGACCGCCTGACCCACAAGGCTATACTGCTTAACATGACAGGCAAATCATACCGCATGAAAGAAACTCAGGAAATGATGACAATGATTCGGTAA
- a CDS encoding PH domain-containing protein codes for MTKTIYRSKIDWWVWLVTVGFLAVIWLSAIGMSWWYVVFVCGGMTLLYAWLMFGCWYEIDGEDLVIYQFFRPTRLPISKIKDVKKTSGYLATAGMSHLRVSISLTYRSVLKSYAPIEISPKDRDGFMTQLKSINPNIEILC; via the coding sequence ATGACAAAGACAATCTATCGTTCTAAAATCGACTGGTGGGTCTGGCTTGTGACAGTAGGCTTTCTCGCTGTTATATGGCTATCGGCAATCGGCATGTCATGGTGGTATGTAGTTTTTGTATGTGGAGGTATGACACTGCTCTATGCGTGGCTGATGTTCGGATGCTGGTATGAGATAGACGGCGAAGACCTCGTGATTTATCAGTTCTTCAGACCTACACGACTGCCAATATCAAAAATCAAGGACGTTAAGAAAACCTCCGGTTATCTCGCTACAGCCGGAATGTCACACCTTCGAGTCTCGATAAGTTTAACATACCGCTCGGTGTTGAAAAGCTATGCTCCGATTGAAATCTCCCCTAAAGACCGTGATGGATTCATGACACAGCTTAAATCTATCAATCCCAATATTGAAATATTATGCTGA
- a CDS encoding transposase: MNVLAILKDFTFRCKSVFENTTTKMSKRFLNWLILTIRTVALIPGKVNFTRLSRYGGRTAKTFASNFKTSVDWMKVNIGMAQDCFGPTDDMAVAIDPSFISKAGRLTYGIGRFWSGVAQRVKRGLEIMAIGAISLSKHTCVMLGAVQSPDFRTLESEKQMSMLDWYVALVRSKATELLSLTDILVADAFFSKYEFVNEVIGMGFRFVGRLRANSYLRYLAIPDSSAPRRRGRKKKYGEKVDFSNLDMSVFTSFIYEDSKGNKTRCHTAVVHSRALKRDIRIVVCPVENGESLLYFSTDTDMRPEKIIGFYRTRFQIEFGIRDAKQFTGLQSQQTRDKARLDFAFNLSFTALNVCKEVIRKDYPDLSVAQFKRLMFESYLASTIISTCGKSPHLKIIQKINHRLAQLAA; this comes from the coding sequence ATGAACGTATTGGCGATTCTCAAAGACTTCACCTTTCGGTGTAAGTCGGTATTTGAAAATACTACAACCAAGATGAGCAAAAGGTTCCTCAACTGGCTGATTTTAACAATACGCACTGTAGCGTTGATTCCGGGCAAAGTCAATTTTACCCGGCTGTCGCGCTATGGCGGTCGTACAGCCAAGACCTTTGCCTCCAATTTCAAGACATCCGTAGACTGGATGAAAGTCAACATAGGTATGGCGCAGGATTGTTTTGGACCGACCGATGACATGGCAGTGGCAATCGATCCGTCGTTCATTTCAAAAGCAGGCAGACTGACGTATGGCATAGGCCGTTTCTGGTCAGGGGTGGCACAACGTGTGAAACGCGGTCTGGAGATAATGGCAATTGGAGCAATAAGTCTGAGTAAACATACATGCGTGATGCTCGGTGCTGTCCAGTCACCGGACTTCAGGACTCTTGAATCCGAGAAACAAATGTCAATGCTTGACTGGTATGTGGCACTTGTCAGGTCAAAGGCTACTGAGCTGCTTTCACTGACGGATATTCTGGTCGCAGATGCATTTTTCTCCAAATATGAGTTTGTAAATGAAGTGATTGGCATGGGATTCCGATTTGTCGGGAGATTACGTGCCAATTCATATCTGAGGTATCTGGCCATACCGGATTCCTCCGCCCCGCGAAGACGCGGCAGAAAGAAAAAGTATGGAGAGAAAGTGGATTTCTCCAACCTTGATATGTCCGTGTTCACTTCATTCATATATGAGGATTCCAAAGGAAACAAAACCCGATGTCACACGGCGGTCGTACATTCGAGGGCATTGAAACGCGACATCCGTATCGTGGTCTGTCCGGTTGAAAACGGAGAGTCTCTTCTTTACTTCTCTACCGACACCGACATGAGGCCTGAAAAGATCATCGGTTTCTACCGCACCCGCTTTCAGATTGAGTTCGGCATACGCGATGCCAAGCAGTTCACCGGACTTCAGTCACAGCAGACCCGCGACAAAGCCCGGCTTGACTTTGCGTTCAATCTTTCCTTCACAGCCCTCAATGTCTGCAAAGAGGTCATAAGGAAGGATTATCCGGATCTTTCGGTAGCGCAGTTCAAGCGGCTTATGTTTGAATCTTATCTCGCCTCAACAATTATTTCGACTTGCGGAAAATCTCCGCATCTCAAAATAATTCAGAAAATAAATCATCGATTGGCTCAGTTAGCGGCTTAG